A stretch of Malassezia japonica chromosome 6, complete sequence DNA encodes these proteins:
- a CDS encoding uncharacterized protein (EggNog:ENOG503NZ4W; COG:U; TransMembrane:2 (o326-343i350-372o)), giving the protein MAHYLGEGWSERNQIPTVQQYEAEVRKRDGEEESSTFSDFFSRWTRPSENKTDGVPSETGSNLPAYATRQNNGPYGGEDDEAPAKSGMQQSVSGAGVSQQSQAAKPLNADSFKGTPTNLNQYGSSLSAQPSTGSAQPPIRLSSQQSGAGSDAQSQLSRTQSQFSGAQSQYSGAQSQASGGKASGASGAESGKGPDVPPKEKKKKEVVSDAGGGEEEKQRIKEAAENSKKKTTNQFTAKGERVVDDPITGRDVVIRDGKGKSDIDPKHLDARYPGGYSTHELGPNDEQRELHTKPHPVTPSNVLLRTYPEPANVEGLSQLKESFDKLSMYLIGAVVCVWAISAFGRGWIAFFMRTLVLGGVGLGAYMAVGLAYNKIARQFEHVRAQMHKQRGAQYSPPMPESVEWLNAAIACVWKQMNPEMFVSMLDMVEDIMQSSLPGFIQSVKVSDFDLGENPFRLIAMRGLADIMTDPEYPRRTWIEHSEGQSEGQPQEDKEDETEGLTGEAGEEVKKAKEDDEAGDFLNMEVSFCYSALSGESSKDRSKNIHMLVEFFLGAFDWIEIPLPIWVQVEHITGTVRVRAQITSEPPFLRNLTFSLMGVPSVHISAIPMLRALPNVLDLPLISNFVQSSIAAACNMYVAPKSMTMNMTQMLSGDGVKKDTDALGVLMVNIKYGQDLSSQDVNGKSDPYCVLSFAKFGRPLYATRIIFEDLNPVWEETAFLLVTRDDLRSGESLSLQLWDSDKRSADDIVGRVNVPLRDLVRNPNKLQSHLSDLMGFEDADQMQGQLSWSAGFFEKAKLNKELSTAKDDKDESQTEKEIERKPSPIDSEEEAASLHVPPERKWPCGVLSVIVKHINGLENREVEKGVSTSDREGTAGQDVEENLGGLPSSYCELILNDNLLFKTRVKQYSNMPFFNAGTEIFVRDWTEAELRVIVRDARLREHDPIMGIVSLPLTEVFKESSQVDQQFSLQDGVGYGKVSLSLVFKAVRLSIPRELRGFNTVSVDILSNIEIESGSESWKSKLADLKLSITAGLWSKKLSSLNKLAHLTEDEPLISVPVFDRYSTLVSFDFGRLPIPGMSGITKPIPGVNKPNAVAVLPLRDLEDGQVTDVVLPVLHASNVHALERNYIDHQTKKTHDFEEVATISMRLRVNAGLSEAHREIATGPRDRHEFEVYERLVGLPQRAEDNSHADDDGIISRKERRAINKTQTQQLHMRHRGAMGYTPVRMAKWAKDGFKDHVKQLGGAVIGKEKRDQSILSES; this is encoded by the exons ATGGCTCACTACTTGGGTGAAGGATGGTCGGAACGTAATCAAATCCCCACTGTTCAGCAGTATGAAGCAGAGGTACGCAAGCGCGATGGCGAGGAAGAGTCCTCGACTTTCTCCGACTTCTTTTCTCGCTGGACGCGGCCCTCGGAGAACAAGACGGATGGTGTGCCCTCCGAGACGGGAAGCAACTTGCCTGCCTACGCGACTCGCCAGAACAATGGCCCGTATGGCGGCGAGGATGATGAAGCGCCTGCCAAGTCGGGCATGCAGCAAAGCGTCTCGGGTGCCGGCGTGTCTCAGCAGTCCCAGGCCGCCAAGCCGCTCAACGCAGACTCTTTCAAGGGTACTCCGACGAACTTAAACCAGTATGGCAGCTCGCTTAGTGCGCAGCCGAGCACTGGTTCGGCCCAGCCGCCGATCCGTCTGTCCAGCCAGCAGTCGGGCGCGGGCTCTGACGCACAGAGCCAGCTTTCTCGCACACAGAGCCAGTTCTCTGGAGCTCAAAGCCAGTACTCTGGTGCCCAGAGCCAGGCCAGTGGCGGAAAGGCCAGTGGTGCGAGTGGTGCCGAGTCGGGCAAGGGTCCGGATGTCCCTCCTaaggagaagaagaagaaggaAGTGGTCAGCGATGCTGGTGGAGGCGAGGAAGAGAAGCAGCGCATCAAGGAGGCTGCCGAGAACAGCAAGAAGAAGACCACCAACCAGTTCACTGCCAAGGGCGAGCGCGTTGTGGACGACCCGATCACTGGTCGCGATGTCGTGATCCGCGACGGCAAGGGGAAGAGTGATATTGACCCGAAGCatctcgacgcgcgctACCCCGGCGGCTACTCGACCCACGAGCTTGGCCCCAAtgacgagcagcgcgagctgcacacGAAGCCGCACCCCGTCACGCCCTCGAACgtgctcctgcgcacgTACCCTGAGCCCGCGAATGTCGAGGGCCTTTCGCAGCTCAAGGAGTCGTTTGACAAGCTGAGCATGTATTTGATCGGTGCCGTGGTGTGTGTTTGGGCCATTTCTGCATTTGGCCGTGGCTGGATCGCGTTCTTTATGCGCACGCTTGTGCTGGGTGGCGTGGGCCTCGGTGCGTACATGGCTGTCGGGCTCGCCTACAACAAGATCGCGCGCCAATTTGAGCACGTCCGTGCGCAGATGCACAAgcagcgcggtgcgcagtACTCGCCCCCGATGCCCGAGAGTGTCGAGTGGCTGAACGCCGCGATCGCATGTGTGTGGAAGCAGATGAACCCCGAGATGTTTGTGTCCATGCTCGATATGGTTGAAGATATCATGCAGAGCTCGCTGCCTGGCTTTATTCAGTCCGTCAAGGTCTCCGACTTTGATCTTGGCGAGAACCCGTTCCGTTTGATTGCGATGCGTGGTCTGGCCGACATCATGACCGACCCCGAGTATCCCCGCCGCACTTGGATTGAGCACAGCGAGGGCCAGAGCGAAGGCCAGCCCCAGGAGGACAAGGAGGATGAGACCGAAGGTCtcaccggcgaggcgggcgaGGAGGTAAAGAAGGCcaaggaggacgacgaggctgGCGACTTTTTGAACATGGAAGTGAGCTTCTGCTACTCGGCTCTTTCGGGTGAGAGCTCCAAGGACCGTTCGAAGAACATTCACATGCTCGTCGAGTTCTTCCTCGGTGCCTTTGACTGGATCGAGATCCCCCTGCCGATCTGGGTGCAGGTCGAGCACATCACCGGCACGGTGcgtgtgcgtgcgcagatCACGTCGGAGCCGCCGTTCCTGCGCAACCTGACCTTTTCGCTGATGGGTGTCCCGAGTGTCCACATTAGTGCCATTCCCATGCTTCGGGCCCTGCCCAACGTCCTTGACCTGCCGCTGATCTCCAACTTTGTCCAGTCCTCGAttgccgcggcgtgcaacATGTACGTTGCGCCCAAGAGCATGACGATGAACATGACGCAGATGCTGAGCGGCGACGGTGTCAAGAAGGACACTGACGCGCTCGGTGTGCTCATGGTTAACATCAAGTACGGTCAGGATCTTTCGTCGCAGGACGTGAATGGCAAGTCGGACCCCTACTGTGTGCTCAGTTTCGCCAAGTTTGGGCGCCCGCTGTACGCGACGCGTATCATCTTTGAGGATCTGAACCCCGTGTGGGAGGAGACGGCGTTCCTGCTTGTCACACGCGACGACCTGCGTTCGGGCGAGAGTCTTTCGCTGCAGCTTTGGGACTCGGACAAGCGCAGTGCCGACGACATTGTCGGTCGTGTGAACGTCCCCCTGCGCGACTTGGTGCGCAACCCGAACAAGCTCCAGTCCCACCTGTCCGACCTGATGGGCTTCGAGGACGCGGACCAGATGCAGGGCCAGCTCAGCTGGTCGGCTGGATTCTTTGAGAAGGCCAAGCTCAACAAGGAGCTCTCCACCGCCAAGGACGACAAGGACGAGTCGCAGACCGAGAAGGAGATTGAGCGCAAGCCCTCGCCGATCGACTCagaggaggaggcggcgAGTCTCCATGTGCCGCCTGAGCGCAAGTGGCCGTGCGGTGTGCTGAGCGTGATTGTGAAGCACATCAACGGCCTCGAGAACCGCGAGGTGGAGAAGGGTGTCTCGACCTCGGATCGTGAAGGCACGGCCGGCCAGGATGTCGAGGAGAACTTGGGTGGCCTTCCGTCGAGCTACTGTGAGCTGATTCTTAACGACAACCTCTTGTTCAAGACGCGTGTGAAGCAGTACTCCAACATGCCCTTCTTCAACGCGGGTACCGAGATCTTTGTGCGCGACTGgaccgaggccgagctgcgtgtGATTGTGCGTGACGCGCGTCTGCGTGAGCACGACCCGATCATGGGCATTGTCTCGCTGCCGCTCACCGAGGTCTTTAAGGAGTCCTCGCAGGTCGACCAGCAGTTCAGTCTGCAAGACGGTGTCGGCTACGGCAAGGTCTCGCTTAGCCTGGTATTCAAGGCGGTACGCCTCTCGATTCCTCGTGAGCTGCGTGGCTTCAACACGGTCTCGGTGGACATTCTGAGCAACATTGAGATCGAGAGTGGCTCCGAGTCGTGGAAGAGCAAGCTGGCCGATCTGAAGCTCAGCATCACGGCCGGCCTCTGGTCCAAGAAGCTCTCGTCGCTGAACAAGCTTGCCCATCTCaccgaggacgagccgctCATTTCGGTTCCCGTCTTTGACCGCTACTCGACGCTCGTCTCGTTCGACTTTGGCCGTCTGCCGATCCCCGGCATGTCGGGCATCACCAAGCCGATCCCGGGTGTGAACAAGCCGAACGCAGTGGCCGTcctgccgctgcgcgacttGGAGGACGGCCAGGTGACCGACGTGGTGCTGCCTGTGCTGCACGCGAGCAACGTACATGCACTTGAGCGCAACTATATCGACCACCAGACCAAGAAGACGCATGACTTTGAAGAGGTCGCCACGATCTCGATGCGCCTTCGTGTCAACGCGGGTCTCTCCGAGGCACACCGCGAGATCGCCACCGGCCCTCGTGACCGCCACGAGTTCGAGGtgtacgagcgcctggtcgGCCTGCCCCAGCGTGCCGAAGACAACTCGcacgcggacgacgacggcatCATCTcccgcaaggagcgccgcgcgatcAACAAGACGCAGACGCAGCAGTTGCACATGCGCCACCGCGGCGCGATGGGCTACACGCCTGTGCGTATGGCCAAGTGGGCCAAGGACGGCTTCAAGGACCACGtgaagcagctcggcggggCCGTCATCGGAAAGGAAAAGC GCGACCAATCTATTTTGTCCGAATCGTAG
- a CDS encoding uncharacterized protein (TransMembrane:5 (o209-229i249-266o272-295i361-382o402-420i); EggNog:ENOG503P0ZZ; COG:S) produces MYASDPPAYEMAARRPSDSGSGVPSTLIAALDAGSPEAETAHPNEARVLVQQPVYEPQGRGEPVVYQGQGLEHASNLPEIAPVGAPLQPEPVHRFQPVSYLAPEPHGSIDLSTPDHLAVPMYSGMMYAGSSGNPSYEGVSEAENATMLPRRYDDDGIYIDRAPDMEKMNPEQQRITKEYAKDLDEEPRTHLQAMVSSLRDWRSYVRWQYWHYYLIGILIIALIACVTIFHHQIVSFLRPESEKIRHLSWGWVIPVAILFVLSFPPLFGAEIVAVLCGIVYGVWIGFGIVALGTLLGEIGNFYAFRYLLQSHAIKAERKSMSYACLAEIIRNGGFWIALLTRLSAVPGHLTTAVFATVGMKFWIFLLAAILSLPKYLSVVYLGVALESQGEDKNNSGSKGVQVAVIVIVTAITILIAVYIWRKMDKVKPQVQQNLRLERFKRLREASSYGDKPSDFWHSNDPMASTDEFIEMEHPGPKHTDRL; encoded by the exons ATGTATGCCTCTGATCCGCCAGCGTACGAGATGGCGGCACGGAGGCCCAGTGACTCGGGtagcggcgtgccgtcaACTTtgatcgcggcgctggacgcCGGGTCACCAGAGGCAGAAACAGCGCACCCCAATGAAGCGCGCGTGCTAGTGCAGCAGCCGGTGTACGAGCCTCAGGGCAGGGGCGAGCCGGTTGTTTATCAGGGCCAGGGTCTGGAGCATGCGTCGAATCTCCCTGAGATTGCACCTGTAGGTGCACCATTGCAGCCCGAGCCTGTGCATCGGTTTCAGCCTGTATCGTACCTGGCGCCTGAGCCCCATGGCTCAATAGACCTGTCCACGCCGGACCATCTTGCGGTGCCGATGTACTCTGGTATGATGTATGCAGGCTCATCAGGCAACCCGTCGTATGAGGGAGTTAGCGAAGCTGAAAATGCGACCATGCTACCCCGCCGgtacgacgacgatggCATCTACATCGACAGGGCACCTGATATGGAAAAGATGAATCCTGAGCAGCAGCGGATCACAAAGGAGTATGCCAAAGATTTGGACGAGGAGCCTAGGACACATCTCCAGGCCATGGTTtcctcgctgcgcgactgGCGAAGCTATGTTCGGTGGCAGTACTGGC ACTATTACCTGATTGGCATCTTGATCATTGCCTTGATTGCCTGTGTGACCATATTTCACCACCAAATTGTCTCATTTTTGCGGCCTGAATCAGAAAAGATCCGACACTTGTCCTGGGGATGGGTCATTCCGGTTGCGATCCTCTTTGTCCTCTCCTTCCCACCACTTTTTGGCGCAGAGATTGTGGCGGTACTTTGTGGTATTGTGTACGGTGTATGGATTGGGTTCGGTATCGTGGCGCTCGGAAcactgctcggcgagattGGCAACTTTTATGCTTTCCGCTACCTGCTGCAGTCGCATGCGATCAAGGCTGAGCGAAAGAGCATGTCGTACGCGTGCCTTGCCGAGATTATTCGCAATGGCGGCTTTTGG ATTGCGCTCCTGACGCGTCTCTCCGCTGTCCCAGGCCACCTCACGACCGCTGTCTTTGCAACGGTCGGCATGAAGTTTTGGATCTTTCTGCTGGCCGCCATTCTGTCGTTGCCCAAGTACTTGAGTGTTGTCTACCTCGGTGTTGCGCTCGAGTCCCAAGGCGAAGACAAGAACAACAGCGGATCCAAAGGCGTGCAGGTTGCCGTGATTGTCATTGTGACGGCTATCACGATTCTCATTGCGGTGTACATCTGGCGCAAGATGGATAAGGTCAAGCCGCAAGTGCAACAGAACTTGCGCCTCGAACGCTTCAAGCGCTTGCGCGAAGCATCATCCTATGGCGACAAACCCTCGGACTTTTGGCACAGTAACGATCCCATGGCAAGTACAGATGAGTTTATTGAGATGGAGCATCCGGGCCCCAAACACACGGATAGGTTGTAA